In Mycobacterium sp. JS623, one genomic interval encodes:
- a CDS encoding DNA-methyltransferase has product MTEPRTTTTPIPRRELLVGDALERLREVPDASIDMVLTSPPYFRLRDYAADGQIGLEGSVDDWLDKLAAVSDEIHRVLVPTGSFWLNLGDTYATHPSQGAPRKSLLMAPERLALRLQASGWIVRNKIVWAKPNPMPISVTDRLSCTYEFVYLLTKAPRYFFDLDAIRVPHRSRITRPYTVRRPVEGWRGPNSDTATGLDAIKARGRVGHPLGKNPGDVWTLATSSFRGAHHATFPLTLATRTIEAGCPEARCSVCRLQWRRRVIRAIGGTAMRAALAATCDCDAPSEPGLVLDPFIGSGTAAVAAEALARDWLGIEISPEFAAMARTRIANARSTDKRAA; this is encoded by the coding sequence ATGACCGAACCCCGAACAACCACAACCCCCATCCCTCGCCGCGAGCTGCTCGTCGGCGACGCGCTCGAACGCCTTCGTGAAGTACCGGACGCCTCCATCGACATGGTCCTCACCAGCCCGCCATACTTCCGCCTGCGCGACTACGCCGCCGACGGCCAGATCGGTTTGGAGGGCAGCGTCGACGACTGGCTCGACAAACTGGCCGCCGTTTCTGACGAGATTCACCGCGTCCTGGTACCGACGGGCAGCTTCTGGCTCAACCTTGGTGACACCTATGCGACGCACCCCTCACAGGGCGCACCGCGCAAGAGCCTGCTCATGGCACCCGAGCGGCTGGCACTACGGCTACAAGCATCCGGCTGGATCGTGCGCAACAAGATCGTCTGGGCCAAGCCGAACCCGATGCCGATCAGTGTGACGGACCGGCTCAGCTGCACCTACGAGTTCGTTTACCTTCTCACCAAAGCGCCGCGCTACTTCTTTGACCTCGACGCCATACGCGTGCCGCACCGATCACGGATCACGCGGCCGTACACGGTCCGCCGACCAGTCGAAGGTTGGCGCGGACCCAATAGCGACACCGCCACTGGCCTTGACGCCATCAAAGCCAGAGGCAGAGTGGGCCATCCGCTGGGCAAGAACCCTGGCGACGTCTGGACACTGGCCACCAGCAGCTTCCGCGGCGCCCACCACGCCACGTTTCCGCTTACTCTGGCGACTCGGACGATCGAGGCCGGATGTCCGGAAGCCCGCTGCAGCGTCTGTCGGCTGCAGTGGCGGCGACGGGTCATCCGCGCCATCGGCGGAACTGCCATGCGGGCAGCGCTGGCGGCGACTTGCGACTGCGACGCGCCCAGCGAGCCGGGATTGGTCCTCGATCCATTCATCGGCAGCGGCACGGCGGCCGTCGCAGCGGAAGCACTCGCGCGCGACTGGCTCGGAATTGAGATCAGTCCTGAGTTCGCCGCTATGGCGAGAACCCGGATTGCGAACGCGCGATCAACCGACAAGCGGGCTGCATGA